CGTTTCCGCAACCCGAATCGGGGTTCCTCTTTGCCTTTTTCCCTTCACCAGGGCGACGCTCTGGCCGTTCTCTCCGGCCTTCCGGACGGCTGCGTCGACTCCGTCATCACCGACCCGCCGTACAACAGCGGAGGCCGGACCGCGAAGGAGCGCACCACGCGCTCCGCGAAGCAGAAGTACACCTCCGCCGACGCCAAGAACGACCTCGCCGACTTCACTGGCGAGAACATGGACCAGAGGTCCTACTCGTTCTGGCTGACGCAGATCATGACCGAAGCCCACCGCCTTACCAAGACCGGCGGGACGGCCCTGCTGTTCACCGACTGGCGCCAGCTCCCGACGACGACGGACGCGATCCAGGCGGCCGGATGGCTGTGGCGCGGTGTCCTGGCCTGGCACAAGCCGCAGGCCAGGCCCCAGAAGGGCCGGTTCACCCAGAACTGCGAGTTCATCGTCTGGGCCAGCAAGGGGCCGATCGATGGCTCCCGCAACCCCGTCTATCTGCCTGGCATGTACTCGGCTTCGCAGCCCTCTGGCGCGAAGCGCCAGCACATCACGCAGAAGCCGGTCGAGGTGATGCGCGAGCTGGTCAAGATCAGCCCCGAGGGCGGCACGGTCCTCGACTTCTGCGCCGGCTCCGGCTCCACGGGCGTGGCCGCCCTGCTGGAAGGCCGGGACTTCATCGGCGTGGAGAAGACCGAGCACTACGCGTCGATTGCGGCCGACCGGCTCACCGAGACGATCCGCGCAACCCTCACGCAGGACGACGTGGTTCTCACCGCCTGAGCCGCGTCCTTGCCCGTCGCCAAGGCGACCAGCTCCCACCGCAGCCGTAGGCGAAATACCGCCGGAGGAACGTGCTATCCGCCGGCGGCGCCGCGCGAGGGCGCCCCCGCACTTCCCTCATTCCGCGTCTCGTAGGAGGCCGACTTCTCAATGCCCGAATCCGCAAAACCTGCCGACGATGGAGAGTTGGAGCCGATTCGTATTCCGGATCCACAGCTGGAGGGAATCGAGGCGAGCGTGCGACGGCTCATGGAGCAGTCGGCGCAACAGGCTCAGCAGCTCGACCACCTAGCGTCCGCCCCGTCGCCGAGTGGATCACCGTTCGCCGCGTTCGGCATGCCGGGACTCGGCGGCCCGCCGGCCGCCGCTCCACCGGAGCCCCGCCCGATCCTGGAACTGGACGGAGAGGAACGCGAGGACGAAC
This window of the Streptomyces sp. NBC_01275 genome carries:
- a CDS encoding site-specific DNA-methyltransferase — translated: MPFSLHQGDALAVLSGLPDGCVDSVITDPPYNSGGRTAKERTTRSAKQKYTSADAKNDLADFTGENMDQRSYSFWLTQIMTEAHRLTKTGGTALLFTDWRQLPTTTDAIQAAGWLWRGVLAWHKPQARPQKGRFTQNCEFIVWASKGPIDGSRNPVYLPGMYSASQPSGAKRQHITQKPVEVMRELVKISPEGGTVLDFCAGSGSTGVAALLEGRDFIGVEKTEHYASIAADRLTETIRATLTQDDVVLTA